In Mucilaginibacter celer, one DNA window encodes the following:
- a CDS encoding nitroreductase family protein, producing the protein MDSATFSTIAQIIKTRRSVKPAAMNGHKIPNAQVAALLELADWAPTHGFTEPWRFVVYEDATVFAAEHAEVYRKSVSVDDFNETTYNNLKNLGNLVSHAIITIMKRGDLPKIPPFEEIAAASSAIQNILLGATALNIASFWSTGGAILKPAFKEFLELREEDVVMGVLYLGYADQYPEGKRTIPLEDKIKWVK; encoded by the coding sequence ATGGATTCTGCAACATTTTCAACCATTGCCCAAATTATAAAAACACGCCGTTCAGTTAAACCAGCTGCCATGAACGGTCATAAAATACCTAATGCGCAGGTTGCCGCGCTGCTTGAACTGGCCGATTGGGCGCCAACACACGGCTTTACCGAGCCATGGCGTTTTGTTGTATACGAAGACGCCACCGTATTTGCTGCCGAGCATGCTGAAGTGTACAGGAAAAGTGTATCTGTTGATGATTTTAACGAAACCACTTATAACAATCTAAAAAACCTGGGTAACCTGGTATCGCATGCCATTATCACCATCATGAAACGTGGCGATTTGCCAAAAATTCCACCGTTTGAAGAGATCGCTGCAGCGTCGAGCGCTATTCAGAATATCCTTTTAGGGGCTACTGCCTTAAATATCGCATCTTTCTGGAGCACAGGAGGCGCTATTCTGAAACCGGCTTTCAAAGAGTTTTTGGAACTGAGGGAAGAAGACGTGGTTATGGGTGTGTTATACCTTGGTTATGCCGATCAATATCCCGAAGGAAAACGTACCATTCCGTTAGAGGATAAGATAAAATGGGTTAAATAA
- a CDS encoding DUF4099 domain-containing protein, which yields MNLLNFKEKDLPVKDLETIGLASDGQLLLNVDDLKALLSGRRTELLELHDLQAENLRIKSLHAKISLKMNESGKTDLMIHPIYHTPLVPDFLTENEAQRLEKGEVQNLLRILQDDKGNKTELLVEYDAETREFIVSDTEKILAPDMVNNEFLTPAQKENYRKGKEVQIADGTRFNYSGTDRQGIRSDRLALVASVLMDGGLSYMIYKGLNALFNKKRDEKTAGRLSPGYYAAIRDVEDQRSGPPNQAERSYSRNEFSR from the coding sequence ATGAACCTCTTAAATTTTAAAGAAAAGGATCTTCCGGTCAAAGACCTGGAAACCATCGGCCTCGCTTCGGATGGCCAGCTACTTTTAAATGTTGACGATCTGAAAGCACTGCTTTCCGGGCGCCGCACAGAACTACTTGAATTGCATGACCTACAAGCTGAAAATCTCAGGATCAAATCCCTGCATGCCAAAATCTCCCTGAAAATGAACGAGAGCGGAAAGACCGACCTGATGATCCATCCAATATACCATACGCCCTTAGTACCTGATTTTCTGACAGAGAACGAGGCGCAGCGCTTAGAGAAAGGAGAGGTACAAAACCTCTTGCGGATATTGCAGGACGATAAAGGGAATAAAACGGAATTGCTGGTCGAGTATGATGCGGAAACCAGGGAGTTCATTGTCTCGGATACTGAAAAGATCCTGGCACCGGATATGGTGAACAATGAATTCCTGACACCCGCCCAAAAAGAAAATTATCGGAAGGGAAAAGAAGTGCAGATCGCAGACGGCACAAGGTTCAACTATTCAGGGACCGACCGCCAAGGCATTCGGTCAGACAGGCTTGCGCTTGTAGCCTCTGTACTGATGGATGGCGGGCTTTCATATATGATCTACAAAGGGCTCAATGCTTTGTTCAACAAAAAGCGGGATGAGAAGACCGCCGGAAGGCTGAGCCCCGGATATTACGCGGCAATAAGGGACGTAGAAGATCAGAGGTCCGGCCCTCCAAATCAGGCCGAACGCTCTTATTCCCGTAACGAATTTTCGCGCTGA
- a CDS encoding DinB family protein gives MSADKLPEVWLRGALNDVPALLQPVAHALLQAREELNELMTGFPDNLLWEKVAGMASPGFHLQHLTGVLDRLFTYGKGESLSEKQLAYLAAEGKPNGQAITVTTLVNAFNNKIDEVIGQLKTTDELVLTEWRGVGRAQLPSTVMGLYTHSAEHTMRHLGQLIVTVKVLRAR, from the coding sequence ATGTCTGCCGATAAACTACCCGAAGTATGGCTGCGCGGCGCATTAAATGACGTGCCTGCTTTATTACAGCCCGTTGCACACGCTTTGCTGCAAGCCCGCGAGGAGCTGAACGAATTGATGACGGGTTTTCCTGATAATTTGCTTTGGGAAAAAGTTGCCGGTATGGCATCGCCCGGGTTTCATTTACAGCATTTAACAGGTGTGCTGGACAGGCTTTTTACTTATGGTAAAGGAGAGTCATTAAGCGAAAAACAATTGGCGTATCTGGCAGCCGAAGGAAAACCAAATGGCCAAGCGATAACCGTTACCACTTTAGTTAATGCTTTTAATAATAAGATCGATGAGGTAATTGGGCAACTTAAAACTACCGATGAATTAGTTTTAACCGAATGGCGTGGGGTAGGGCGGGCGCAATTACCATCTACGGTTATGGGTTTATATACCCATTCGGCAGAGCATACGATGAGACATTTGGGCCAGCTTATCGTAACTGTAAAGGTGCTTAGGGCGAGATAA
- a CDS encoding PH domain-containing protein has translation MMHHEDIQIKPAKIFALIKALPYLLAAIALLLLAWRFSPCLIWLSLAACNMALYKLCLIRCRRFLISGEFIRVTTGILFKRTDQLEMFRIKDFIVTQSLLFQVFKLMDLTLITSDATSKVCRLTGIPASDLLDTIRMRVQDARKNNAIWEIVD, from the coding sequence ATGATGCATCACGAAGACATACAGATTAAACCGGCAAAGATTTTCGCATTGATAAAAGCGCTACCATATCTGCTTGCCGCAATCGCATTGTTACTTTTGGCATGGCGGTTTTCTCCCTGCTTAATTTGGTTGAGCCTTGCTGCCTGCAACATGGCCCTGTACAAGTTATGCCTGATCCGTTGCCGTCGCTTCCTTATCTCCGGTGAATTTATCCGGGTAACAACAGGGATTCTTTTTAAACGCACGGATCAGCTGGAGATGTTCAGGATCAAAGATTTTATCGTTACACAATCTTTGCTTTTTCAGGTTTTCAAACTCATGGACCTGACTTTGATTACAAGCGATGCCACCAGCAAGGTTTGCCGACTGACCGGTATACCCGCCTCTGATCTTTTAGATACCATAAGAATGCGGGTTCAGGATGCCAGGAAGAATAATGCCATCTGGGAAATAGTAGATTAA
- a CDS encoding alpha-ketoacid dehydrogenase subunit alpha/beta: protein MPETTTRATSKFTAAELSFDDFKKIVIDDYRIGYESRQASLIGRREVLTGKAKFGIFGDGKEVAQLAMAKAFRAGDWRAGYYRDQTFMFATGMSNLKEFFAQLYANPDIEKDPASGGRQMNCHYATRFVNTDGSWVNQAETMNSSSDISTTAGQIPRLLGLAYASKLYRQNKELDYLKQFSVNGNEVAFGSVGNGATSEGSFFETFNAAGVLQVPMALSIWDDAYAISVPASLQTTKEDISEVLKGFQRENGSNGYEIFKVRGWDYIALCETYERAINICREEHVPVLIHVTEMTQPQGHSTSGSHERYKSRERLAWEEEHDCLLKMREWMIASAIITEIELEELEGEAKRYVRECQREAANELAVVLKAEIEEAANLIDQFAETVPAKKDAVLATSATLRSAFDAGRREIFTAIRKTLRLTTHENNAERQRLTDWLKAEKDKNTERYNSKLFTGTPQSPLYVPVVPAIYNDDSKVMDGREVLNAAFDANFARDKSIVAFGEDLGMIGDVNQGFAGLQAKYGDIRISDTGIRETSIIGQGMGLAMRGLRPIAEIQYLDYLIYAITIISDDIASLSYRTMGGQKAPLIIRTRGHRLEGIWHSGSPMSVILGSMRGFHICVPRNMTQAAGMYNTLLRGDEPALVVECLNGYRLKEKLPANVGEFTVPLGKAEILREGPDITVVSYGSTLRIVQEASEELAAMGINIEIIDPQTLYPFDTESICGASLKKTSKLLVVDEDLPGAGSAYILQKILEAQSGYYSLDAQPKTLTAKEHRPPYGSDGDYFSKPSVDDVIETVYAMMNEANPSKYPAIY, encoded by the coding sequence ATGCCTGAAACTACAACACGAGCTACCAGCAAATTTACCGCTGCCGAGCTCAGTTTTGATGATTTCAAGAAGATTGTTATTGATGATTATCGTATTGGTTATGAGAGCCGTCAGGCCAGTTTAATCGGTCGCCGCGAAGTACTAACGGGCAAGGCAAAGTTCGGTATTTTTGGTGATGGGAAAGAGGTTGCACAGCTGGCTATGGCCAAAGCTTTTCGTGCCGGCGACTGGCGCGCGGGCTATTACCGCGACCAAACTTTTATGTTTGCCACAGGCATGAGCAACCTAAAAGAGTTTTTTGCGCAGCTTTATGCCAACCCCGATATCGAAAAAGATCCGGCTTCGGGCGGCAGGCAAATGAACTGTCATTATGCTACCCGTTTTGTAAATACTGATGGCAGTTGGGTTAACCAGGCCGAAACGATGAACAGCTCATCGGATATATCTACCACGGCCGGGCAAATCCCTCGTTTGTTGGGTTTGGCTTACGCGTCAAAATTATATCGCCAAAATAAAGAGCTTGATTACCTGAAACAGTTTTCGGTTAATGGTAATGAGGTTGCTTTTGGCAGCGTAGGCAACGGTGCAACTTCCGAAGGTTCATTTTTCGAAACTTTTAACGCTGCAGGCGTGTTGCAGGTGCCTATGGCGCTTTCTATATGGGATGATGCCTATGCCATTTCGGTTCCGGCAAGCCTGCAAACTACCAAAGAGGATATCTCGGAAGTATTGAAAGGCTTTCAGCGTGAAAACGGCAGCAATGGTTACGAGATCTTTAAAGTACGGGGATGGGATTATATTGCCCTTTGCGAAACTTACGAGCGGGCTATTAACATTTGCCGCGAAGAACATGTTCCGGTACTGATCCACGTTACCGAAATGACGCAGCCGCAGGGGCATTCAACTTCAGGTTCGCACGAGCGCTATAAAAGCAGGGAGCGCCTGGCCTGGGAAGAGGAGCACGACTGCCTGCTTAAAATGCGCGAATGGATGATAGCCTCGGCCATTATTACCGAAATTGAACTTGAGGAACTTGAAGGCGAGGCTAAGCGTTACGTACGCGAATGCCAGCGCGAAGCCGCAAACGAACTTGCCGTAGTTCTGAAAGCGGAGATTGAAGAAGCCGCTAATTTGATAGATCAGTTTGCTGAAACCGTACCGGCAAAAAAAGATGCTGTATTAGCAACTTCTGCAACTTTACGATCTGCCTTTGATGCCGGCAGGCGCGAGATCTTTACAGCCATCCGCAAAACTTTACGTTTAACAACGCACGAAAATAATGCCGAACGCCAGCGTTTAACTGATTGGCTAAAAGCCGAAAAAGATAAAAACACCGAGCGTTATAACTCGAAATTATTCACTGGTACTCCGCAATCACCTCTGTATGTGCCGGTTGTGCCTGCTATCTATAATGATGATTCAAAAGTAATGGATGGCCGTGAAGTGCTTAACGCCGCTTTTGATGCCAACTTTGCCCGCGATAAGAGCATCGTAGCCTTTGGCGAGGATTTAGGTATGATAGGCGATGTAAACCAGGGCTTTGCCGGTTTGCAGGCCAAATATGGCGACATCCGCATCAGCGATACCGGCATCCGCGAAACCAGTATTATTGGGCAGGGCATGGGCCTTGCCATGCGTGGTTTACGCCCGATAGCCGAGATTCAGTACCTGGATTACCTGATCTACGCTATTACGATCATTAGTGATGATATTGCCAGCCTAAGCTACCGTACTATGGGCGGCCAAAAGGCACCTTTAATTATCCGCACCCGTGGCCACAGGCTGGAGGGTATCTGGCATTCAGGCTCGCCGATGAGTGTTATTTTGGGTTCGATGCGCGGTTTTCATATCTGCGTGCCGCGCAACATGACACAGGCTGCCGGTATGTACAATACTTTATTGAGGGGGGATGAGCCTGCATTGGTTGTTGAATGCCTTAATGGTTACCGCCTGAAAGAGAAATTGCCTGCCAACGTTGGCGAATTCACTGTTCCTTTGGGCAAGGCCGAAATTTTGCGTGAAGGTCCAGACATTACAGTTGTATCCTATGGCTCAACGTTACGCATTGTTCAGGAAGCATCAGAAGAGCTTGCAGCTATGGGGATCAATATTGAAATTATCGACCCTCAAACTTTATATCCGTTTGATACAGAGAGTATTTGTGGTGCTTCGTTAAAGAAAACCAGCAAGTTGTTGGTTGTTGATGAAGATCTTCCCGGAGCAGGCTCTGCCTATATCCTTCAAAAAATACTGGAAGCCCAAAGCGGATATTATTCATTGGATGCACAGCCGAAAACATTAACTGCCAAAGAGCATAGGCCGCCTTATGGCTCAGATGGTGATTACTTTAGCAAGCCATCTGTTGATGATGTGATCGAGACTGTTTACGCCATGATGAACGAGGCTAATCCGTCAAAATATCCGGCCATCTATTAA
- a CDS encoding GNAT family N-acetyltransferase, with the protein MLNVIAIKMHFPIYSQPMLEPVHLENDTLLIQSFNALDFQRWPTMVSDIYAILSDKQSLKYLPFKRLNSIDDADTLLKNALISLHCGRNYLHFIRKKEDGRIIGIIDIISPDLAREHYDLKQYPYFIEFCLKTEYASKKLMSSLLPMFLESLISQQIGDIAAVVNRRNIAAQKVLQRSGFSYHNFFDPTQDIYRFRPAKFIAA; encoded by the coding sequence ATGCTTAATGTCATTGCGATTAAAATGCATTTCCCTATATATTCGCAACCTATGCTGGAGCCTGTTCATCTTGAAAACGATACATTACTTATTCAATCCTTTAACGCCCTCGATTTTCAACGATGGCCGACTATGGTAAGCGACATTTATGCGATCCTTTCGGACAAACAATCTTTAAAATACTTGCCGTTTAAAAGACTAAACTCCATTGACGACGCGGATACTTTATTAAAAAATGCATTGATAAGTCTTCATTGCGGAAGAAATTATCTTCATTTTATTCGTAAAAAGGAAGACGGTCGCATCATCGGAATCATTGATATTATTTCGCCGGACCTGGCCAGGGAACACTACGATTTAAAGCAGTATCCCTATTTTATCGAGTTCTGTCTTAAAACAGAATATGCCAGCAAAAAGCTCATGTCATCACTTTTACCGATGTTTCTGGAATCGCTAATCAGCCAGCAAATAGGCGATATAGCAGCTGTTGTAAACAGGCGGAACATTGCAGCTCAAAAAGTCCTGCAACGTTCCGGATTTAGCTATCATAACTTTTTTGATCCTACGCAGGATATTTACCGTTTTCGGCCAGCAAAATTTATTGCTGCCTAA
- a CDS encoding L,D-transpeptidase family protein, with the protein MIPIPIRKHFLPIILSTCFVLLLALQSCKKKHSVIADEMFRVTKNEIFKKADTADYIPVFNKVFANYRKKIANPLVIESFFKKNGYEPILVVNHLNNGDLDALPEYISRINEHGLDPSSYPTEEIKTLVAKLKDKAAIKTIEEGYETLAKLEILTAGAFVKYSNALQYGVMNPKKLYSRYFMATRRPDSVGMLATLSTANFKTYLDSIQPKNPQYLAIQKAYRDSVTLNGLSREESKRYLLVALERLRWRNKPYEPKYVIVNIPDYRLDVMEDGKSVLNMKVCVGQGRNMENQNTLAHFEDTARVDKPYPRETPLLNSIIHSVEVNPVWNIPRSIATKEIIVEAANDRYYLANKNIDVFKDGKRIADPETIDWLQVTPDNLEYEFKQRPGEENSLGKIKFLFKNRSSVYLHDTPNKLAFRHAMRAVSHGCVRVGDPLGLAKNLFGEGADLDTIANDMVINKPEPTNIGLPKKTPIYITYVTCWADENGAIQYRQDVYGLDIVLYAHMENIVAK; encoded by the coding sequence ATGATACCTATCCCTATAAGAAAGCATTTTTTACCCATTATACTTTCCACGTGTTTTGTCTTGTTGCTTGCCTTACAAAGCTGTAAAAAAAAGCACTCGGTGATAGCCGATGAGATGTTCAGGGTTACTAAAAACGAAATTTTTAAGAAAGCAGATACCGCCGATTACATCCCGGTTTTCAACAAAGTATTTGCAAATTATCGAAAGAAAATAGCCAACCCGCTGGTTATCGAATCCTTCTTCAAAAAAAACGGATACGAACCTATTTTAGTGGTAAACCACCTCAACAACGGTGATCTGGACGCGCTACCTGAGTACATCAGCAGAATAAATGAACACGGCCTCGACCCATCCTCTTATCCAACGGAAGAAATTAAAACCCTCGTAGCTAAACTTAAGGATAAAGCGGCGATCAAAACCATCGAAGAGGGTTACGAAACATTGGCCAAACTTGAAATTCTCACTGCGGGAGCCTTCGTAAAGTATTCCAACGCGCTCCAGTACGGCGTAATGAACCCTAAGAAGCTTTACTCGAGATACTTTATGGCAACCCGCCGCCCGGATAGCGTTGGGATGCTGGCTACTTTGAGTACCGCTAATTTCAAAACCTACCTGGACAGCATTCAGCCTAAAAACCCTCAGTACTTAGCGATACAGAAAGCTTATCGCGATAGCGTTACGCTGAATGGCTTAAGCCGTGAGGAAAGCAAGCGATACCTACTGGTAGCCCTTGAACGCCTGCGCTGGAGAAACAAACCGTATGAGCCAAAATACGTAATTGTTAATATTCCTGATTATCGGCTTGATGTGATGGAAGATGGTAAATCTGTTTTAAACATGAAGGTTTGCGTTGGCCAGGGCCGTAACATGGAAAACCAGAACACATTGGCGCATTTTGAGGATACAGCAAGAGTTGATAAACCATACCCTCGCGAAACACCTTTGCTAAATAGCATAATTCACAGTGTGGAGGTAAACCCGGTATGGAACATTCCGCGCAGTATTGCTACCAAAGAGATCATTGTTGAAGCGGCAAATGACCGCTATTACCTCGCTAACAAAAATATTGATGTATTTAAAGATGGTAAGAGAATAGCCGACCCGGAAACGATAGATTGGTTGCAGGTTACGCCTGATAATCTTGAATATGAGTTTAAACAGCGCCCCGGCGAAGAAAACTCATTGGGAAAAATTAAATTTTTGTTTAAAAACCGCAGCAGCGTTTATTTGCATGATACACCTAACAAATTAGCTTTCAGGCACGCTATGAGGGCGGTGAGCCATGGTTGTGTGCGTGTCGGAGATCCGCTTGGTTTGGCAAAAAACCTGTTTGGCGAAGGTGCAGACCTTGATACCATTGCTAACGATATGGTAATTAATAAGCCCGAGCCAACTAATATCGGTCTGCCTAAAAAAACGCCGATATATATTACCTATGTAACCTGCTGGGCCGATGAAAACGGAGCTATCCAATACAGGCAGGATGTGTATGGATTAGATATAGTGCTTTATGCACACATGGAAAATATTGTGGCTAAATAA
- a CDS encoding pyridoxal phosphate-dependent aminotransferase: MPKISDKGQRMPASPIRKLTPYADKAKQDGKKVYHLNIGQPDIATPDGMLSAIKNIDFKVWAYTPSEGTLSYRKKLTEYYNKIGYGITPDDIIVTTGGSEAITIAMMACLDSGDEVIIPEPFYANYNGFASQGDIVVKPILSYIDNGFALPPVSEFEKLITEKTKAIIICNPNNPTGYLYSKEEMDALKELVLKHDLYLFSDEAYREFCYDGRTFISPMHLDGLEENVVVMDTVSKRYSACGARLGCMITKNKELRTTALKFAQARLSAGMVEQIAGEAAVDTPDSYFEAVNKEYTSRRDTLVAALNKMDGVYCPNPGGAFYVVAKLPIDNADKFCQWMLETFSLNNETVMMAPATGFYSTPGAGANEVRMAYVLNNDDLAKAMACLEEALKVYPGRTVGSEQLSVGSL, from the coding sequence ATGCCAAAAATATCTGACAAAGGGCAACGGATGCCCGCATCACCGATACGTAAGCTAACACCTTACGCTGATAAAGCCAAGCAGGACGGGAAAAAGGTGTATCACCTCAATATCGGGCAACCTGATATTGCTACTCCAGATGGGATGCTTAGCGCCATTAAAAACATCGATTTTAAAGTTTGGGCTTATACTCCAAGTGAGGGCACACTAAGCTATCGTAAAAAACTTACCGAATATTATAATAAAATCGGTTACGGCATTACGCCTGATGATATTATTGTAACCACCGGAGGTTCGGAAGCCATCACCATTGCTATGATGGCCTGCCTTGATTCGGGCGATGAGGTGATTATTCCTGAACCTTTTTATGCCAATTATAATGGCTTTGCCAGCCAGGGCGATATTGTGGTGAAACCGATTTTATCCTATATCGATAATGGCTTCGCGCTCCCTCCTGTCAGCGAGTTTGAAAAACTGATCACAGAGAAAACCAAAGCCATCATAATCTGTAACCCAAACAATCCAACGGGCTACCTATACTCGAAAGAAGAAATGGACGCGTTGAAGGAGTTGGTTTTAAAACATGATCTGTACCTGTTTTCGGACGAGGCTTACCGCGAATTTTGCTACGATGGCCGCACGTTTATTTCGCCCATGCATCTGGATGGATTGGAAGAGAATGTGGTTGTGATGGATACGGTGAGCAAGCGCTACAGTGCGTGCGGTGCCCGCTTAGGCTGCATGATCACCAAAAATAAAGAGCTACGTACAACTGCGTTAAAATTTGCCCAGGCCCGCTTAAGCGCAGGTATGGTTGAACAAATTGCAGGCGAGGCAGCAGTTGATACCCCCGATAGCTATTTTGAAGCGGTAAATAAAGAATATACCAGCCGCCGTGATACGTTAGTTGCCGCATTGAACAAAATGGATGGCGTTTACTGCCCTAACCCGGGAGGTGCATTTTATGTGGTAGCCAAACTACCTATAGATAATGCTGATAAATTTTGCCAATGGATGCTGGAAACCTTCAGCTTAAATAATGAAACTGTGATGATGGCACCGGCCACCGGTTTTTATAGTACACCGGGCGCGGGAGCTAACGAAGTGCGTATGGCATACGTTTTAAACAATGATGACCTTGCCAAAGCCATGGCCTGTTTGGAAGAAGCTTTGAAAGTTTATCCGGGCCGTACAGTTGGCAGTGAGCAGTTATCAGTTGGCAGTTTGTAA
- a CDS encoding glycosyl hydrolase yields MKKLLPFAFIMLLPFMALAQRFKPVNKEASPEVNKLLGFLYSIKGKHILSGQQNYNSDRDVFSDSAKAITGQFPAVWGSDFMLWGDKDLGPDLVKTAKQKWQDGYLVTMMWHQGRPTDNPPYDWKQSIQGKLTDTQWQELVTPNTALNKKWLAQIDVVAGYLKQLRDARVPVLWRPYHEMNGVWFWWGNKKGSNGIIKLWKMMYDRYTNYHHLNNLIWVWGPNGLRDIPLDEAYDYKDFYPGADYVDILGADIYHFDYEQKDYNDLIKVANGKIIALTETGELPKPEILAAQPEWAWFMVWTSWLWTDNTHERVKTIYGLPQTLNHEEVKALLNKK; encoded by the coding sequence ATGAAAAAGCTGTTGCCCTTTGCTTTCATCATGTTATTGCCTTTCATGGCTTTAGCACAGCGTTTTAAACCCGTAAATAAAGAAGCATCGCCTGAGGTAAATAAATTGCTCGGCTTTTTGTACAGCATAAAAGGCAAACATATTTTATCGGGACAGCAAAATTACAACAGCGACCGTGACGTTTTTTCAGACAGTGCCAAAGCAATTACCGGACAGTTCCCCGCGGTGTGGGGTTCAGATTTCATGCTTTGGGGAGATAAAGACCTCGGGCCGGATTTGGTAAAAACGGCCAAACAAAAATGGCAGGATGGCTACCTTGTTACCATGATGTGGCACCAGGGCAGGCCAACTGATAACCCTCCGTACGATTGGAAGCAAAGCATCCAGGGTAAACTAACCGATACCCAATGGCAGGAATTGGTTACCCCTAATACCGCGCTGAATAAAAAATGGCTGGCGCAGATAGATGTGGTTGCCGGTTACCTTAAACAATTAAGAGATGCACGCGTACCCGTACTATGGCGGCCTTACCACGAAATGAATGGCGTTTGGTTTTGGTGGGGAAATAAAAAAGGTAGCAACGGGATTATAAAACTCTGGAAGATGATGTACGACAGGTATACCAACTATCACCATTTAAACAACCTGATTTGGGTTTGGGGACCCAATGGCCTGCGCGATATTCCATTAGATGAAGCGTATGATTACAAAGATTTTTACCCAGGTGCCGATTACGTTGATATTTTAGGTGCCGATATTTACCATTTTGATTACGAGCAAAAAGATTATAACGATCTGATCAAAGTAGCCAACGGAAAAATCATCGCCCTAACCGAAACCGGCGAATTGCCAAAACCCGAAATACTGGCCGCCCAACCCGAATGGGCCTGGTTTATGGTATGGACAAGCTGGCTGTGGACAGATAATACACACGAGCGGGTAAAAACCATTTACGGCTTACCGCAAACCCTTAACCATGAAGAGGTAAAAGCCTTGCTAAACAAAAAATAA
- a CDS encoding murein L,D-transpeptidase catalytic domain family protein, giving the protein MRKHFLWVTMAVFFFSATILSWKSDGANRSVKAGRNGRFTPKELFDQYVNTLYQAAQLQQAGLAFDVFEKAVTGYTNLKLNHVVPESSSILTVIDFTQSSREKRMWIVDLFSKQLLLNTWVAHGSGSGEEMANSFSDRNDSHQSSLGFYVTDKPYIGRHGRSLYLDGLDEGFNSSARMRSIVLHGANYVSQAAINEQGFLGRSFGCPAVSPKLVNKIINTIQGKTVMFINGNDLSYTSKYLDEAGPFSLMANADTTAFDSVKF; this is encoded by the coding sequence ATGAGGAAACATTTTTTGTGGGTTACCATGGCGGTTTTCTTTTTCTCGGCAACAATTTTAAGCTGGAAATCGGATGGTGCAAACAGATCAGTGAAAGCGGGACGAAATGGAAGGTTTACTCCTAAAGAATTATTTGATCAATATGTAAATACCCTTTACCAGGCTGCGCAATTACAGCAGGCCGGATTAGCATTTGATGTATTTGAAAAGGCAGTTACAGGTTATACCAATCTGAAATTAAACCACGTTGTACCGGAAAGCAGCTCGATATTAACCGTGATTGATTTTACGCAATCAAGCCGCGAAAAGAGGATGTGGATTGTTGATCTGTTTAGTAAGCAATTGCTATTAAATACATGGGTTGCTCATGGATCGGGCAGTGGTGAAGAAATGGCCAACAGTTTTTCGGATAGGAATGATTCGCATCAAAGCAGCCTCGGTTTTTATGTTACAGATAAGCCATACATTGGCAGGCACGGCCGTTCATTATACCTGGATGGATTGGACGAGGGCTTTAACAGCAGCGCCCGCATGCGCAGCATTGTATTACATGGCGCAAATTACGTAAGCCAGGCTGCTATCAATGAACAGGGATTTTTGGGTCGTAGTTTCGGTTGCCCGGCGGTATCGCCTAAATTGGTCAATAAAATAATTAACACAATACAAGGTAAAACGGTGATGTTTATCAACGGAAATGATTTGTCATACACTTCAAAGTACCTTGATGAGGCAGGGCCATTCAGCTTAATGGCCAATGCCGATACTACAGCATTTGATTCGGTTAAATTTTAA
- a CDS encoding DUF1573 domain-containing protein: MKKILMICAVILGFAFTASAQDSGKAEFKFNEEKHDFGKIPQGTPVTTVFEFTNVGKEPLILTEVRPTCGCTIADYTKTPVKSGDKGVIKITYNAAAAQPFNKTIVVKSNAVTPEKYLNIIGEVVAKPAASK; the protein is encoded by the coding sequence ATGAAAAAGATATTAATGATTTGCGCGGTAATATTAGGCTTTGCCTTTACCGCCTCGGCACAAGATAGCGGTAAAGCTGAGTTCAAATTTAACGAAGAAAAACACGACTTCGGCAAAATTCCGCAAGGCACACCGGTTACTACCGTATTTGAATTTACAAACGTAGGTAAAGAGCCGCTTATTTTAACAGAAGTAAGGCCAACCTGCGGTTGCACCATTGCCGATTACACTAAAACCCCGGTAAAAAGCGGTGATAAAGGTGTAATTAAAATTACTTACAACGCTGCTGCTGCACAGCCATTTAACAAAACTATCGTGGTTAAATCGAACGCGGTAACACCAGAGAAATATTTGAACATTATTGGCGAAGTTGTAGCTAAACCCGCGGCAAGCAAGTAA